Proteins from a genomic interval of Crassostrea angulata isolate pt1a10 chromosome 7, ASM2561291v2, whole genome shotgun sequence:
- the LOC128155651 gene encoding carbohydrate sulfotransferase 15-like, translating into MKIVVLYNFRFEGQKYTRIRLPEFRKVRRGRFQKIVLLFVFCLFLSSGIIIKSMTDNVMEPTSRKESNKMENFYKTTEKWRDVFQCRVNVQKSSTNVRSFWTEGYKNPCFRNQRKHFKDHSPELLQCVPYFFVIGFPKCGTTDLFDRLSHHPEFLKPAFKEIHWISRYRFIPPRTDRLKFIAMNKTYRTKDFDNGFFQYTRVFYPMVLDVEVEKLLKHRKKIEYRKITGDFSPSTIWDNDIYSALPNNFNLSVPRYMTADFVREMNACAKLIVMMRDPVQRLYSDYLFFHAVNKGPDDFHNKVTAAIKLYNNCIDQKGVEACVFNAPLAKTVQVRLRIGMYVIYIKQWLKRFPRDQFHFVRLEDYAAQTSHVLNGIFDFLQIGPVDRKTMTAMVFQNPVNTRKVNVGEMLPETMNILTDFYEPFNEQLAELLGDRHYLYHLF; encoded by the exons ATGAAAATCGTCGTTTTATATAACTTCAGGTTTGAGGGACAAAAATACACCAGGATAAGGCTCCCAGAGTTTAGGAAGGTCCGACGGGGCCGATTCCAGAAAATAGTTCTGTTGTTTGTGTTTTGTCTTTTCTTATCTTCTGGAATTATTATCAAATCGATGACTGACAACGTAATGGAACCCACTAGCAGGAAAGAGTCCAACAAAATGGAAAATTTCTATAAGACAACTGAGAAATGGAGAGATGTGTTTCAGTGCCGCGTGAATGTTCAGAAATCCTCAACG AACGTGCGCTCTTTTTGGACCGAGGGCTACAAGAATCCTTGTTTCCGAAACCAAAGGAAACATTTCAAGGACCATTCCCCGGAACTTCTTCAGTGCGTCCCGTACTTTTTTGTGATCGGATTTCCAAAATGTGGAACCACGGATTTATTTGACCGGTTGTCTCACCATCCCGAGTTTTTAAAACCCGCATTCAAAGAAATTCATTGGATATCCAGATACCGTTTTATTCCCCCGAGGACCGATAGGTTAAAGTTTATAGCGATGAACAAAACTTATC GAACGAAGGATTTTGATAACGGCTTCTTTCAATACACGAGGGTATTTTATCCTATGGTACTCGACGTGGAAGTGGAGAAACTGTTGAAACATCGGAAGAAAATAGAATACAGAAAAATCACAg GCGATTTTAGTCCATCTACAATTTGGGATAATGACATTTACTCAGCTTTGCccaataattttaatttgagtgtTCCAAGATACATGACTGCAGACTTCGTGAGAGAAATGAACGCATGCGCAAAGCTCATAGTAATGATGAGGGACCCTGTTCAAAG GTTATATTCAGACTATCTATTTTTCCATGCCGTGAACAAAGGGCCCGATGATTTTCACAACAAAGTTACAGCTGCTATCAAGCTGTATAACAACTGCATTGACCAGAAAGGCGTGGAAGCGTGTGTCTTCAATGCCCCACTTGCTAAAACAGTTCAG GTTCGTTTGCGCATTGGTATGTATGTCATCTACATCAAACAATGGCTGAAGAGATTTCCTCGGGACCAGTTCCATTTTGTACGACTAGAAGATTATGCTGCACAAACAAGCCATGTTCTTAACGGCATATTTGATTTTCTACAAATTG GACCTGTTGATCGTAAAACCATGACAGCAATGGTCTTCCAGAACCCCGTGAATACTCGGAAAGTTAACGTGGGCGAAATGTTGCCGGAAACGATGAATATTTTGACTGATTTCTACGAACCATTCAACGAACAACTTGCTGAACTGTTGGGTGATCGCCACTACCTGTAccatttattttga
- the LOC128155622 gene encoding ETS translocation variant 3-like: METHMQYWRLFNGKNRENDPVQTCSDLDFWSWLQNQPEIEKTHTERVQPGNNEKEEPVFPFDGIDSSTTLTDIMDCINKDNKHKETKDSAIIDNNQIRTEDDLRYIATILSGGGHVQLWQFLLELLIDSSNTNCIRWEDLNGEFRIVNPEEVARKWGRRKNKPNMNYDKLSRALRYYYDKMILHKVQGKRYTYKFNFKIMVQNLRNVSSRSSEEDVLPYCSTNCSWSSASFFSGPQVDGQCMYSDSASSRYCGEVESSETRSQDPISFPCSLHSSSYK; encoded by the exons ATGGAAACACATATGCAGTATTGGAGACTTTTCAACGGCAAAAACCGAGAAAATGATCCAGTGCAAACCTGCTCTGACTTAGACTTCTGGTCATGGTTGCAAAATCAACCAGAGATAGAAAAAACTCATACAGAAAGAGTTCAACCAGGAAACAATGAAAAAGAAGAACCTGTCTTTCCTTTTGACGGCATCGATTCCTCTACAACTCTAACTGACATAATGGACTGCATAAACAAAGACAATAAGCACAAGGAAACAAAAG ATTCTGCTATCATAGATAACAATCAGATACGGACCGAGGATGACCTTCGCTACATTGCAACAATACTATCCG GAGGTGGACATGTTCAGTTGTGGCAGTTTTTGCTAGAATTGCTAATTGACAGTTCTAATACAAACTGTATACGTTGGGAGGACTTAAATGGGGAGTTCCGAATAGTCAATCCGGAAGAAGTTGCCAGAAAATGGGGACGTCGTAAAAACAAACCAAACATGAACTATGACAAACTCAGTCGAGCCTTGAGATATTACTACGACAAAATGATACTGCACAAGGTTCAAGGAAAAAGATACACttataaattcaatttcaaaatcatgGTGCAGAACCTGAGAAACGTTTCTTCCAGGTCTTCAGAGGAGGATGTCCTACCATATTGTTCCACAAACTGCTCCTGGTCGTCTGCTTCTTTCTTTAGCGGCCCACAGGTCGATGGACAATGTATGTACAGTGATTCTGCTTCCAGTAGGTATTGTGGTGAAGTCGAATCTAGCGAAACTCGATCTCAAGATCCGATCTCTTTTCCTTGCTCTCTTCACTCCTCGTCATATAAATAG